ATGGATTTTATATTCTCTGGAAGAACAATGTCTTTGctatatatattaaattttcTCTTAAGACTGTGTCCTGTAAGCAGCGTTCTGTGTGCTTACTTGCTGTAACAGCACAAGTGAGAATTACTCATCAGGCACCAAGGCACACAAGTAAGCGTGTATGCCTGTAAGCAGCAAGCAAGTGTTCACAACAATTTCAAAtctggtttaaaataaaatattaacagctgcttttcattaaGATTGGTTAGTTTTTCCTAGCCCTCAATAAATAGAAAGCATAAGGCATGTGGAATCCAAATTCTTTAATGAGCTGAAGCTAAGAAGCACCGTCTGCCATTCACTTCGCGATTTCAACTAGGCCCTTTTCCTTCATCAGTTGCAAAAATCTCACTTCCTCCACATTAATACCAGCGAACTGGCTACGGATCTCTGCTGGTCACGTCCGGGGcacagagggagaggaaggctGTACAGGTGGAGAGCGGGCCCGGCGGCGGGTCTACCGGGGCGAGAGAGCTGCCGCCTGAAGGACGGCCGTCGGCAGCCCCGGCGGGAGGTAGCAGGGAGGGCAGCCGCCGAGCCGGGGCCTGTCAGAGCGGCCAAGCCCCGTCCAGCTCCCGGAGCAGGCCCAGCGGCCGCGCCACTGACACTGCAGCGGCATCCCCGGCGGCTCCTCGCTCAACGCCCTGGCGGCAGTGGCAGGGCGGCGACCCCCGCCGGGGCGGTGCTACTTGCAGAGCCCCTCCAGCCGCTCAAGGGTGCCCTTCATGTCGCGGATGCGCTTGGCCAGGGCGGGCACAGGCTGCATGGCGCGGTCCAGCTCCTCGCAGCGCGCCACCAGCGCGTACATGGCGCGGATGCTGAGGTCGGCCGCCTCGCCCAGGCTCTCCACGCCGTCGCGGTAGGTCTGGATGCAGCCGACGCTGAGGGCCGTCAAGGCCTGCAGCCCGCAGTGCACGTTGCGCAGCAGCTCGTCTACCTGTGCCGCCACCTGCCCGGCCAGGGCCACCACGTCATGCAGCGCCCCGGGGTCGATGGCAGGGATAGAGCCGCCGCCCCcagccgccgctgccgccgggAGCTCACCCCGCGGGGTGCCGCTCAGCCGGATCCGCCGCTCCAGGTTGTTGGCCACGAACTGGGTGAGACGCCCCTCGCGCAGCACCGTCCCCTCCAGCTCCAGGGCGCTCGCTAGCGTCGCCCGCCGCCCCTCCGGCAGCTGCTGCCGcgccgccaccgccgccgcTCCGCCGCCGGCGGCAGCCAGGCTCAGCGCCTCCAGGCTGCGCTCGTCCCGTCTCTGCCCCGCCGCCTCGCCACCGGGTCCTTCCTCCGCCGCGGCTGGGAGCCCgggccccggccccggcgccGGCCCCTCCATAGCAGGCGAAGCGTGCCTACTCCCCACTGCGCCGCCGACCACCAGGGGGCACACCACTGCCTGTTTACGTCCCCCTCGATTGGCTGCTGGGCGAGAGGGGGCGTGGCCGGGGCTGTTTTTGTGCCGTCTGATTGGTTCCTGGCGCTCACAAGGAGAACCGCCTGTCCGGTGCCTTCGCTTCGCACTGCGGGCCCGTGACTCGGAGACGGGGGCGTGCCAGCTGTTTGTGTCCGCTCCGATTGGGCTGCCTGCGGAAGCGGGCGTGACCCCAAATGTTTGTGTCGCTTCTGATTGGTAGAGGCGGGGCCAGAGAGGCAGCCGTTTCGCCCGGATTGGCGGATACAGTGAAGAGGTGTGCCGCTAGCTCTCTCCTCGCATAGCGATTGGCGCGGTGTCGGAAAGGGGTGTGCCCACTCGGGTAACAACACCGGGGCGCTGCTAGCAGCTCATTTCACTCCCCCGCCATGTTCTCCGAGCAGCGGATCTAATTGCGCCACCATCTCAGCCCACAAAGCTCGGGCAGACACTCCCTAGCGACCCGACCCTCTCATTCCCTCCTGGGCTCGACCCCTCTTCCCGGTACAGCTCTGGGTACCCACGTCCGACCATGGTCACCACCACGGCGCCGCCGCCCTTCCTGGCTCGGATCTCGGCAGGCACCGAAGACCCCAGGCGGCTGCCCTCCACTCTTATCCAGCGCCTCAGGCGAGGGGACAGCAACTGTGAGAACCAGCCTAACTGCTGCCTGGCGGGCCCGGGGGGCAGCGCACGGCCCGCGCTGAGGAGAGTCCGGCGGAGGAAGGGAAAGATCCGGCCCAGCCCCGCGGGGCTCCTGCCCAGCCGCTACCAACAGTACCAGCAGCATCGCGCCGGCCTGGGGAGAAAAACCCCGCTGGGCATGCACGGCCCGGACGAATTTAGCGCTCCCCCTGCGCCAGCGGTTTCCGTCGCCCCCGGCGCGGTCACAGCCCCCGCAGAGGAGCCCCCCGCGCCCACCCCTTCGAGACCCGCGCCCAGCAAACCCCTCAGGAAGGAGGTAAACACGGGGCTCCGCTACTTCTGATCACTTCTTCTGccctttccccctcccatcCCTTTCTCCCGCACTCCGGGCAGCCGCTCTCCTCCCAGCCGCAGGGGGGTCAGCGGGCGGCTCGGCCCCTATCTGCCTGTGGAGGGACGGGGAAGGGAGGGGGCAGAGAGTTTCCGTTACGCCCGCTCGGACGGGGCTCGGGGGTGGGGGAGTGAGGAGCCGCGGCCGGCGATTGGCTGCTCGGCGCCACCAATCGGCGGCCGCCGTTGCGCCCAGCAACAGCCGGATTTAGCCTGCTGGCCGCGCGCCCGCCGCCCCTTGAGCGCGCAGGGCGGGGACGTGCGCGGAGCGCAGCGCCCCATGGCGGCAGGGGAGGGGAGGCAGGCGGGGAGCTGTTGCCGTCGGCGGACGGGGCTGTGGTGCCGGCCCGGCTGCTGGCTGGCGCTGAAACGGCCGCGTACGTGATAACGGAGGAGTTGTGCAAGGCGTGGAGCGGGGGGGGTGGGGGCTCGTTGTTCCCCTCCGCCTCCTTGCGTGAAGCGTCCCCCAGCGTCGCCGATGCTTGCAGATGCCCCGGCGGCGGTGCTTTGTGTGGGGAGGTACCGCTTGAGGAGAGGGGTGGCGCGTTGACGCGAGTTCTTTGTCTCCGCAGTTCTTAAAGAACAAGACGGGAAAGACTGAGAAGGCTGCCGTCCCCTACAGCCAGCCTGTTCACAGTTTACATCTGTGTGAACAACCAAAGATTACCAGGCAAAAAAGTAAATGTAACGTGCCGCTGACAAAGATCACCTCGGCAAAAAAGATAGAGAACTTTTGGCAAGATTCTGTGTCGCCAGAAGTGATtcagaagcaggagaaaaagcCACTTAAAAACACAGAGAACTTCAGAAATGCCAAGTCCAAGAAAACAATCACCCTAGCTGAAGCGAGCCAAAAAGAAAGTTACGCTGGGGCAAAATTCAGTGACCCGCCATCTCCCAGTGTCCTTCCAAAGCCTCCCAGCCACTGGGTGGGTGGCACAGCTGAACTGTCTGACCAAAACAGGGAGTTGATGGCAGTCCACTTGAAAACTCTCCTGAAAGTTCAAGCCTAGTTTCCAAGACCTCTTTGAGTCATTGGCAAAGAGAAAACTCCATCCAGGAAACTTTAGCATGCCTTGTTGCAACTAAATTTGCAAAAGATTGTCAAGTCTTAtaatcacataaaaaaaaattccttgtattatattttttatgGTTGTGTAAATAGTGTACATCATGTATTATGTGTATATTCTTGTTCATACTTTGAGAGGTACATTTTAGTTTTGTTATGAAAGGATGTATTTTGCACTGCCTGAATGGTAGATGTCTTGTATATAAAACATGGACAATTTTAAGTTTGTACTTGACACATGAAGACTTGACTTGATTTGCACAAGGTAACGAAAATTTTGGAAGGAGAGTACAGCTTTCTGATTTTAAGGTTCCAGATCAAATGTGAATGTTCATGCACTACTGACAATAGTTTTACATGCTGTGTCCCAGTCGATACCCAAACACGGAATTTTCATACAAATGTGAAGTTTTGCTCTCTGCTCTGGAAATGGTATCTGGAATTCCTGTTCCATCTGTGTGTTTTTGAAATTAACTGGAATTTGACCAAAATTCCAACCCATCATTTTGAGCACTGCTGATTCctttaaagaagtaaaaaaaaaaaaaattaaaaaaaataaataccccACACCAacacaacaacagaaaatagcAGAGCTTTCTGCCAAAAATCCAATTGGttactaaaaaattaaataaaacaatttggCCTCCCCTTAAGCATGTctctttttttatgtgtgtgtgtgtgttaattCAAGTATGTGAATTTAAAGTACTTGGTTGTCTTCTAGTGAACAGTAGGAACTTTTTGTCCTTCTCAGTTTTTAACTATGGAATTAATTAAGAGCTTTGGTAGCTCAGTAAGAATTCCTTGtcttaaaaaatgttttgtggtACATAATTTTAGCTTCCTTATCCTTTTGTTCTTGAGAATTCAGTTTTTAAGAAAGTTGGGCAGTTGCGCATTCAGGTTCATGCTGCAATGCTCCTGTTTTCACAGTGGTTATGAAACTAGTTCACACTGAAAAGTAGCACAGAAGGGTGTGCATGGGGCAAGTTCCACTTCATAACTTTCACCGGGTCTGTCTCTTGCTGATGACTGTTGAAATTTCATTCATCTGATCTAAAATACGTACAAAATTGCACTGTAGATTAATCTGATGTGCATGTTGAGGAGAGAAAGCAGACTTGCAGGTACTCCACTAATCAATCTTCAAATACGGTTAGTAAAGCAGGAAATAATGCAGACTTTACATAAGATAAAGGCTTCTCTGGGCCATAGTATTCTAGAAATGATACATAGGAAGACAGTGCCAGCAGCCAGGTTGCACCTGAGGTGGTTCCTTACCATAAGTggtgttttcaggtgtttaGAAAGAGCAGTGTTGGTCATGTTCATGCCATGTGCACTACTACTTCCAACATGTCACAACCCTTTGTTGGTTAAAAACTAAGGAACAACTTCTTTGCTTAAACTCTTCATTA
This window of the Melopsittacus undulatus isolate bMelUnd1 chromosome 3, bMelUnd1.mat.Z, whole genome shotgun sequence genome carries:
- the PNRC1 gene encoding proline-rich nuclear receptor coactivator 1, with product MVTTTAPPPFLARISAGTEDPRRLPSTLIQRLRRGDSNCENQPNCCLAGPGGSARPALRRVRRRKGKIRPSPAGLLPSRYQQYQQHRAGLGRKTPLGMHGPDEFSAPPAPAVSVAPGAVTAPAEEPPAPTPSRPAPSKPLRKEFLKNKTGKTEKAAVPYSQPVHSLHLCEQPKITRQKSKCNVPLTKITSAKKIENFWQDSVSPEVIQKQEKKPLKNTENFRNAKSKKTITLAEASQKESYAGAKFSDPPSPSVLPKPPSHWVGGTAELSDQNRELMAVHLKTLLKVQA
- the BORCS6 gene encoding LOW QUALITY PROTEIN: BLOC-1-related complex subunit 6 (The sequence of the model RefSeq protein was modified relative to this genomic sequence to represent the inferred CDS: inserted 1 base in 1 codon; substituted 1 base at 1 genomic stop codon), producing the protein MVAQLDPLLGEHGGGVKXAASSAPVLLPEWAHPFPTPRQSLCEERASGTPLHXYPPIRAKRLPLWPRLYQSEATQTFGVTPASAGSPIGADTNSWHAPVSESRARSAKRRHRTGGSPCERQEPIRRHKNSPGHAPSRPAANRGGRKQAVVCPLVVGGAVGSRHASPAMEGPAPGPGPGLPAAAEEGPGGEAAGQRRDERSLEALSLAAAGGGAAAVAARQQLPEGRRATLASALELEGTVLREGRLTQFVANNLERRIRLSGTPRGELPAAAAAGGGGSIPAIDPGALHDVVALAGQVAAQVDELLRNVHCGLQALTALSVGCIQTYRDGVESLGEAADLSIRAMYALVARCEELDRAMQPVPALAKRIRDMKGTLERLEGLCK